In a genomic window of [Empedobacter] haloabium:
- a CDS encoding acyl-CoA ligase (AMP-forming), exosortase A system-associated: MSDLIHEFVYRSARRTPAAEALVHGTRRLDYAALARLVGQAAGALLASGLERSERVAVYMEKNVENVAAMFGAAAAGGVFVPVNPLLKPEQVAYILADCNVRVLVTTADRLKLLLAVLPECRDLRLVIAVGANGELPALHGVEVLSWDDTLALAERNTRAPHRAIDGDMAAILYTSGSTGKPKGVVLSHRNMVAGANSVASYLDNTPEDRILAVLPLSFDYGLSQLTTAFSVGATAVLINHLLPRDVLNAVVAERITGLAAVPPLWIQLAPLNWPADCTLRYLTNSGGAMQRPTLDALRRALPNARPFLMYGLTEAFRSTYLPPEELERRPDSMGKAIPNAEVMVLRPDGSECAAGEPGELVHRGALVSLGYWNDPAKTAERFKPIVSRQYGLPLTELAVWSGDTVRKDEEGFLYFISRNDEMIKTSGYRVSPTEVEEVVYAREQVAEAAALGVSHPTLGQAIVVIACPREGTALTASDLLAACKPHLPAYMLPQKVIIADASLPRNPNGKIDRKLLSTQYADVFVETP; this comes from the coding sequence ATGAGCGACCTGATACACGAATTCGTCTACCGTTCGGCACGCCGGACCCCCGCTGCCGAGGCCCTCGTCCATGGCACGCGCCGGCTCGACTATGCCGCGCTGGCGCGCCTGGTCGGCCAGGCTGCCGGCGCGTTGCTTGCCAGCGGCCTGGAACGGTCCGAGCGCGTGGCCGTCTACATGGAAAAGAACGTCGAGAACGTGGCCGCGATGTTTGGCGCCGCCGCCGCCGGCGGCGTGTTCGTCCCCGTCAATCCCTTGCTGAAGCCCGAACAGGTCGCCTACATCCTGGCCGACTGCAATGTGCGCGTGCTGGTGACGACGGCCGACCGCCTCAAGCTGCTGCTGGCCGTGCTGCCGGAGTGCCGCGACCTGCGTCTCGTCATCGCGGTCGGCGCCAACGGCGAGCTGCCGGCGCTGCATGGCGTCGAGGTACTGTCGTGGGACGACACGCTGGCGCTGGCCGAGCGCAACACGCGCGCCCCCCACCGCGCCATCGACGGCGACATGGCCGCGATCCTGTACACCTCGGGCAGCACCGGCAAGCCGAAAGGCGTGGTGCTGTCGCACCGGAACATGGTGGCCGGCGCCAACAGCGTCGCCAGCTACCTGGACAACACGCCGGAAGACCGCATCCTGGCCGTGCTGCCGCTCAGCTTCGACTATGGCCTGTCACAGCTGACGACGGCGTTTTCGGTGGGCGCGACGGCGGTGCTGATCAACCACCTGCTGCCGCGCGACGTGCTGAACGCCGTGGTGGCCGAACGCATCACGGGCCTGGCGGCGGTGCCGCCGCTGTGGATCCAGCTGGCGCCATTGAACTGGCCGGCCGACTGCACGCTGCGCTATCTGACCAATTCCGGCGGCGCCATGCAGCGCCCCACGCTGGACGCATTGCGGCGCGCACTGCCCAACGCGCGGCCGTTCCTGATGTACGGCCTGACCGAGGCGTTCCGCTCCACCTACCTGCCGCCGGAGGAACTGGAGCGCCGGCCCGACTCGATGGGCAAGGCGATCCCGAACGCGGAAGTCATGGTGCTGCGCCCGGATGGCAGCGAATGCGCGGCCGGCGAGCCGGGCGAGCTGGTACACCGTGGCGCGCTGGTCTCGCTGGGCTACTGGAACGATCCGGCCAAGACGGCCGAGCGCTTCAAGCCGATCGTGTCGCGCCAGTACGGCCTGCCGCTGACGGAGCTGGCCGTGTGGTCCGGCGACACGGTGCGCAAGGACGAGGAAGGCTTCCTGTACTTCATCAGCCGCAACGACGAGATGATCAAGACCTCCGGCTACCGCGTCAGCCCGACCGAGGTGGAGGAGGTGGTCTATGCACGCGAGCAGGTGGCCGAGGCGGCCGCGCTGGGCGTCAGCCACCCGACGCTGGGCCAGGCCATCGTCGTCATCGCCTGTCCGCGCGAAGGCACGGCGCTGACGGCGTCCGACCTGCTGGCGGCGTGCAAGCCGCACCTGCCGGCCTATATGCTGCCGCAAAAGGTGATCATCGCCGACGCCAGCCTGCCCCGTAATCCGAACGGCAAGATCGACCGCAAGCTGCTGTCGACCCAGTATGCCGACGTGTTCGTGGAGACGCCATGA
- a CDS encoding aminotransferase class I/II-fold pyridoxal phosphate-dependent enzyme, translated as MSFSDVKPHAVPHEAVPPAFPRSRLPVSPRLSLAALASLRHLGAPAVPSILDAGAVRFVTSGRVAIALALREMGVGAGDAVLVPSYHCASMIEPVIWAGATPVFYRIHPDTSVDLDDIASKIDGRTRVLMATNYFGFHQPLPALRALCDARGIRLLEDCAHSFLGEHRGRPLGSFGDYAIASSMKFFPVYEGGCLVSSRHPLDAVRLQSAGLGFEAKVVLSTVEDGFAYGRLPVLRALLALPMMAKNALWGRIKASRHGTGPALAPGSSDGGFGFDPAWLTKRSSLFARLMVKIVSRRRMGALRRRNYLRLEAALAGLPGCRPLFDRLPDGVYPWVFPLLCDEPQALFRALKQDGVPVIRFGEYLWPGVDATVCPTSVDLSRRVLQFPCHQELREDELAWMIEQVHRHACRGAPGAS; from the coding sequence ATGAGCTTTTCAGATGTGAAGCCGCACGCCGTCCCGCATGAGGCCGTGCCGCCCGCCTTCCCCCGCTCCCGCCTGCCCGTGTCGCCGCGCCTGTCGCTGGCGGCATTGGCTTCGCTGCGCCACCTGGGTGCGCCGGCCGTGCCGTCGATCCTCGACGCGGGCGCGGTCCGCTTCGTCACCAGCGGCCGCGTGGCCATCGCGCTGGCGCTGCGCGAGATGGGCGTGGGTGCCGGCGATGCCGTGCTGGTGCCGTCCTATCACTGCGCGTCGATGATCGAGCCCGTCATCTGGGCCGGTGCCACGCCGGTGTTCTACCGCATCCATCCCGACACCAGCGTCGACCTGGACGATATCGCGAGCAAGATCGACGGCCGCACCCGCGTGCTGATGGCGACCAATTACTTCGGCTTTCACCAGCCGCTGCCCGCCCTGCGCGCGCTGTGCGATGCGCGCGGCATCCGGCTGCTGGAGGATTGCGCCCACTCGTTCCTGGGCGAGCACCGGGGCCGCCCGCTGGGCTCCTTCGGCGACTATGCGATCGCCAGCAGCATGAAGTTCTTCCCCGTGTACGAAGGCGGTTGCCTGGTCTCGAGCCGTCATCCGCTCGACGCCGTGCGGCTGCAGTCGGCCGGCCTGGGCTTCGAGGCCAAGGTGGTGCTGAGCACCGTGGAAGACGGCTTTGCCTACGGCCGCCTGCCCGTGCTGCGCGCCCTGCTGGCGCTGCCGATGATGGCGAAGAACGCGCTGTGGGGCCGCATCAAGGCCAGCCGCCACGGCACGGGACCGGCGCTGGCGCCGGGATCGTCCGATGGCGGCTTCGGCTTCGATCCGGCCTGGCTGACCAAACGCTCGTCGCTGTTTGCGCGCCTGATGGTGAAAATCGTGTCGCGCCGGCGCATGGGCGCGCTGCGGCGCCGCAACTACCTGCGCCTGGAGGCGGCGCTGGCCGGCCTGCCCGGCTGCCGCCCGCTGTTCGATAGACTGCCGGATGGCGTCTATCCGTGGGTGTTCCCGCTGCTGTGCGACGAGCCGCAGGCGCTGTTCCGCGCCCTGAAGCAGGACGGCGTGCCGGTGATCCGCTTCGGCGAATACCTGTGGCCGGGCGTCGATGCGACCGTGTGCCCCACCAGCGTCGATCTGTCGCGCCGGGTGCTGCAGTTCCCCTGCCACCAGGAGCTGCGCGAGGACGAACTGGCCTGGATGATCGAACAGGTGCATCGGCACGCGTGCCGTGGCGCGCCGGGAGCGTCATGA
- a CDS encoding GNAT family N-acetyltransferase, with amino-acid sequence MMKWTVLPAAQFAAHADAWRILNRDTLASPLLEPEFVRPLLEQFCDGRERLVIGTDGASVKAMGFLVPRGRGVWEAFQPSQAPIGLWLHRPGLTLGELLAGLTRALPGAALMVGLTQRDPQLEPRPADSATLRTVDYIRTAHVTIRGSFEDYWNARGKNLRSNLKKQRARLAKEGVVTRMQVDRLPEQMAAAVADYGRLESAGWKAQLGTAIHPDNAQGRFYTAMLAGFARRGAAAVYRYWFDQQLVAMDLCIEGGGALIVLKTTYDESVPASLSPTLLMREECCQQLFAQAQHARLEFYGKVMDWHTRWTDEIRTMYHVNHYRWPVLQQLHASVNDRTALLGRLRAAVAPSTAPAPLPAALPVRQETPSTE; translated from the coding sequence ATGATGAAATGGACCGTCCTGCCGGCCGCACAGTTCGCGGCGCACGCGGATGCCTGGCGCATTCTCAATCGCGACACGCTCGCTTCGCCGCTGCTGGAGCCGGAATTCGTGCGCCCGCTGCTGGAACAGTTCTGCGACGGGCGCGAACGCCTCGTCATCGGCACCGATGGCGCCAGCGTCAAGGCGATGGGCTTCCTGGTGCCGCGCGGGCGCGGCGTGTGGGAGGCGTTCCAGCCTTCGCAGGCGCCGATCGGCCTGTGGCTGCACCGTCCCGGCCTGACGCTGGGCGAACTGCTGGCGGGCCTGACGCGGGCGCTGCCCGGTGCGGCACTGATGGTCGGGCTGACGCAGCGCGACCCGCAGCTCGAACCCCGCCCCGCCGACAGCGCGACCTTGCGCACCGTCGACTACATCCGCACCGCGCACGTGACGATCCGGGGCAGCTTCGAGGACTACTGGAACGCGCGCGGCAAGAACCTGCGCAGCAACCTGAAAAAGCAGCGCGCGCGGCTGGCCAAAGAAGGCGTCGTCACGCGCATGCAGGTCGACCGCCTGCCGGAGCAGATGGCGGCGGCGGTCGCCGACTACGGCCGCCTGGAAAGCGCCGGCTGGAAGGCCCAACTGGGCACCGCGATCCATCCTGACAACGCGCAGGGCCGCTTCTATACGGCGATGCTGGCCGGCTTCGCCCGGCGCGGCGCGGCGGCCGTGTACCGCTACTGGTTCGACCAGCAGCTGGTGGCGATGGACCTGTGCATCGAAGGCGGCGGCGCCCTGATCGTGCTCAAGACCACCTACGACGAAAGCGTGCCGGCCAGCCTGTCGCCCACGCTGCTGATGCGCGAGGAATGCTGCCAGCAGTTGTTTGCGCAAGCGCAGCACGCCCGCCTGGAGTTCTATGGCAAGGTGATGGATTGGCATACCCGCTGGACCGATGAAATCCGGACCATGTACCATGTCAACCATTACCGCTGGCCGGTGCTGCAGCAGCTGCACGCCAGCGTGAACGACCGTACCGCCTTGCTGGGCCGCCTGCGCGCCGCCGTCGCGCCTTCCACCGCGCCGGCGCCCTTGCCGGCAGCTCTTCCGGTGCGGCAGGAAACCCCATCAACGGAGTAG
- a CDS encoding glycosyltransferase, with protein MGALMVTDFKGRVLMVAYHYPPMRGSSGIQRTLKFSQYLPQHGWQPLVLSAHPRAYANSGGDQLAEIPPEAIVHRAFALDTSRHLSLRGRYLGWMALPDRWVSWCLGAIPAGLRLIRRHRPQVIWTTYPIASAKVIGLVLHRLTGLPWIADLRDPMTDVDYPNDPLTRRVYRWLEAQTIKHCTLAVCTTPGAIVTYTRRFPHIPASRFALIENGYDEENFANAAALLQPAVPLAGRPFTLVHSGVIYPSERDPIPLFEVLAALRAAGTVTAARLRIVLRATAHDDYLGGLIAKHGIGDIVSLAPHVAYRDALAEMLNADGLLVLQATNCNHQIPAKLYEYLRARRPILALTDATGDTASALRQAGIDTIAPLDDKDGIQAGLLRFLQLAEAGQAPLASSDAIAANSRRARTAELARLLEQVTVTVPNGLKGTSEAC; from the coding sequence ATGGGTGCGCTCATGGTGACCGACTTCAAGGGCCGCGTACTGATGGTGGCTTACCACTATCCGCCGATGCGCGGCAGCAGCGGCATCCAGCGCACGCTGAAATTCTCGCAATACCTGCCGCAGCACGGCTGGCAGCCGTTGGTGCTGTCGGCCCATCCGCGCGCCTATGCCAACAGCGGCGGCGACCAGCTGGCGGAGATTCCACCGGAGGCCATCGTGCACCGCGCGTTCGCGCTGGACACGTCGCGCCACCTGTCGCTGCGCGGCCGTTATCTGGGCTGGATGGCGCTGCCGGACCGCTGGGTGTCCTGGTGCCTGGGCGCCATTCCCGCCGGCCTGCGCCTGATCCGGCGGCACCGCCCGCAAGTCATCTGGACCACCTACCCGATCGCCAGCGCCAAGGTGATCGGCCTGGTGCTGCACCGCCTGACGGGATTGCCGTGGATCGCCGACCTGCGCGACCCGATGACGGACGTCGACTACCCGAACGACCCGCTGACGCGCCGCGTCTACCGCTGGCTCGAGGCGCAGACGATCAAACACTGCACCCTGGCCGTCTGCACCACGCCGGGTGCCATCGTCACCTACACGCGGCGCTTCCCGCATATTCCGGCCAGCCGCTTCGCGCTGATCGAGAACGGCTACGACGAGGAGAACTTCGCCAACGCCGCCGCCCTGTTGCAGCCCGCCGTACCGCTGGCGGGCCGGCCGTTCACCCTGGTCCACAGCGGCGTGATCTACCCGTCCGAACGCGACCCGATTCCGCTGTTCGAGGTGCTCGCCGCGCTGCGGGCCGCCGGCACGGTGACGGCCGCGCGCCTGCGCATCGTGCTGCGGGCCACCGCGCACGACGACTACCTGGGCGGCCTGATCGCGAAACATGGCATCGGCGACATCGTCAGCCTGGCGCCGCACGTGGCGTATCGCGACGCGCTGGCGGAAATGCTCAACGCCGACGGCCTGCTGGTGCTGCAGGCCACCAACTGCAACCACCAGATTCCGGCGAAACTGTACGAATACCTGCGCGCGCGTCGCCCGATCCTGGCGCTGACGGACGCCACCGGCGACACCGCCAGCGCGCTGCGCCAGGCCGGCATCGACACGATCGCGCCGCTGGACGACAAGGACGGTATCCAGGCCGGCCTGCTGCGCTTCCTGCAATTGGCGGAAGCCGGCCAGGCGCCGCTGGCGTCCTCTGATGCGATCGCCGCCAACTCGCGCCGCGCCCGCACGGCCGAACTGGCGCGCTTGCTGGAACAGGTGACGGTCACCGTACCGAACGGGCTGAAAGGAACGAGCGAAGCATGCTGA
- a CDS encoding tetratricopeptide repeat protein gives MLTLRFTAALLLALCAGPALAKPFCGDLANAFGPFDYRTPDPDQLYLVEMAHFTEDVQQGLKGNTGTLGADLDYTLRAFPNHTKALATMARVALRQKTPQLPGARYAVECYFERAVRFKADDGTAWAAYGQYLYQLGQTERALPLLKKAAELAPENASVNYNAGIAYAHAKNYPLAVQHAKKAYQLGFPLNGLRKMLVDAGKWDGKVEPVEVPGSDPVGPTPAPR, from the coding sequence ATGCTGACCCTCCGATTTACTGCGGCCCTGCTGCTGGCGCTGTGCGCCGGCCCTGCGCTTGCCAAGCCGTTCTGCGGCGACCTCGCCAATGCGTTCGGCCCGTTCGACTACCGCACGCCCGATCCCGATCAACTGTATCTGGTCGAGATGGCCCACTTCACGGAAGACGTGCAGCAGGGCCTGAAGGGCAACACGGGCACCTTGGGCGCAGACCTCGACTACACCCTGCGCGCATTCCCGAACCACACCAAGGCGCTGGCGACGATGGCGCGGGTGGCGCTGCGGCAGAAGACGCCGCAGCTGCCGGGTGCCCGCTACGCCGTCGAGTGCTACTTCGAACGTGCGGTGCGCTTCAAGGCCGACGACGGCACGGCCTGGGCCGCCTATGGCCAGTACCTGTACCAGCTGGGCCAGACCGAACGCGCGCTGCCGCTGTTGAAAAAGGCGGCCGAGCTGGCGCCGGAGAACGCCTCCGTCAACTACAACGCCGGCATCGCCTACGCCCACGCGAAGAACTACCCGCTGGCCGTGCAGCATGCCAAAAAGGCCTATCAGCTGGGCTTCCCGTTGAACGGGTTGCGCAAGATGCTGGTCGATGCGGGCAAGTGGGATGGCAAGGTGGAGCCGGTGGAAGTTCCGGGGTCAGACCCGGTGGGTCCGACCCCAGCTCCTCGCTGA
- a CDS encoding hydrolase 1, exosortase A system-associated: MQPDEQALCFPCDGDWLTAVLSPIGPGALARRGVLIVVGGPQYRAGSHRQFALLARSLAAAGIPAMRFDYRGMGDSGGDPRTFEAVDLDLRTAIDRFIAAVPGMQEVVLWGLCDAASAALFYARHDRRVAGLVLANPWARTSDGLARATLKHYYVARLLQPAFWKKLVSGRFDVRGSLGSLVGLVRSARGGAAPAMQVPTPAVPAPGLRERMLAGWQGFRGPILLITSGADLTAQEFLDMVKASRPWQKLLADPRVQRQTLAAADHTFSRREWRDQVAGWTAAWVRSW, translated from the coding sequence ATGCAGCCTGACGAACAAGCGCTGTGCTTTCCCTGCGACGGCGACTGGCTGACGGCCGTACTGAGCCCCATCGGGCCCGGCGCGCTGGCCCGGCGCGGGGTGCTGATCGTCGTGGGCGGCCCGCAATACCGGGCCGGCAGCCACCGCCAGTTCGCGCTGCTGGCGCGCAGCCTGGCCGCCGCCGGCATTCCGGCCATGCGCTTCGACTACCGGGGCATGGGTGACAGCGGCGGCGATCCGCGCACGTTCGAGGCCGTCGACCTGGATCTGCGCACCGCGATCGACCGCTTTATCGCCGCCGTGCCGGGCATGCAGGAAGTGGTGCTGTGGGGCCTGTGCGACGCCGCCAGCGCGGCGCTGTTCTATGCCCGGCACGACCGCCGCGTGGCGGGCCTGGTGCTGGCCAACCCGTGGGCGCGCACCAGCGACGGCCTGGCGCGCGCCACGCTGAAACACTATTACGTTGCGCGGCTGCTGCAGCCGGCATTCTGGAAGAAACTCGTCAGCGGCCGCTTCGACGTGCGCGGCTCGCTTGGTTCCCTCGTTGGGCTGGTACGCAGCGCCCGTGGCGGCGCAGCGCCGGCAATGCAGGTGCCGACGCCGGCGGTGCCTGCCCCCGGCCTGCGCGAACGCATGCTGGCGGGCTGGCAGGGCTTCAGGGGCCCGATCCTGTTGATCACCAGCGGCGCCGACCTGACGGCGCAGGAGTTTCTCGACATGGTTAAGGCTTCGCGCCCGTGGCAAAAGCTGCTGGCCGACCCACGCGTGCAGCGCCAGACGCTGGCGGCGGCCGATCACACGTTCTCGCGGCGCGAGTGGCGCGACCAGGTCGCCGGCTGGACTGCCGCATGGGTGCGCTCATGGTGA
- a CDS encoding pyridoxal-dependent decarboxylase, exosortase A system-associated: MNAPAPKLPPQHAPLTQFAVAHDCLLVGGVPLTRLAQRVGQTPFYAYDRAAITARVAELRRALPADVHLHYAMKANPMPAVVQHLATLVDGIDVASGGELRVALDTPMAPGHISFAGPGKSDADLACAIAAGIVLNLESEGEMERAAVIGERLGIAPQVNVRVNPDFELKSSGMKMGGGPKQFGVDAERVPALLRRIGELGLDFHGFHIFSGSQNLKVAALQEAHEKTFALALRLAADAPRPPRILNIGGGFGIPYFPGEERLDLPVVGANLARILDEVRPQLQCAQVVIELGRYLVGEAGVYVCRVVDRKESRGHVYLVTDGGLHHHLSASGNFGQVIRKNYPVVIGNRVHGGAREKASVVGPLCTPLDLLADQMELARAEPGDLVAVLQSGAYGMTASPAGFLSHPAALEILV, encoded by the coding sequence ATGAACGCGCCCGCACCCAAGCTGCCGCCACAGCACGCGCCGCTGACGCAGTTCGCGGTCGCGCACGACTGCCTGCTGGTGGGGGGCGTGCCGCTGACCCGCCTGGCCCAGCGCGTGGGGCAGACGCCGTTCTACGCCTACGACCGCGCCGCCATCACGGCGCGCGTGGCCGAGTTGCGCCGCGCGCTGCCGGCCGACGTGCACCTGCACTATGCGATGAAAGCCAATCCGATGCCCGCCGTCGTGCAGCACCTGGCGACCCTGGTCGACGGCATCGACGTGGCCTCCGGCGGCGAACTGCGCGTGGCCCTCGATACGCCGATGGCGCCCGGCCATATCAGCTTTGCGGGACCCGGCAAGAGCGACGCCGACCTGGCGTGCGCGATCGCGGCCGGCATCGTGCTGAACCTGGAGTCGGAAGGCGAGATGGAACGCGCCGCCGTCATCGGGGAACGGCTCGGCATCGCGCCGCAGGTCAACGTGCGCGTCAATCCGGATTTCGAACTGAAATCGTCCGGCATGAAGATGGGCGGCGGTCCCAAGCAGTTCGGTGTCGATGCCGAGCGCGTGCCCGCGCTGCTGCGCCGGATCGGCGAGCTGGGGCTGGATTTCCACGGCTTTCACATCTTCAGCGGGTCGCAGAATCTGAAAGTGGCGGCGCTGCAGGAAGCGCACGAGAAAACGTTCGCGCTGGCGTTGCGCCTGGCGGCCGACGCGCCCCGCCCGCCGCGTATCCTGAACATCGGCGGCGGCTTCGGCATTCCCTACTTCCCCGGCGAGGAGCGGCTGGACTTGCCTGTCGTGGGCGCCAACCTCGCCCGCATCCTGGACGAGGTGCGTCCGCAACTGCAGTGCGCCCAGGTCGTCATCGAACTGGGGCGCTACCTGGTCGGCGAGGCCGGCGTCTACGTCTGCCGCGTGGTGGACCGCAAGGAGTCGCGCGGCCACGTGTACCTCGTCACGGATGGCGGGCTGCATCATCACCTGTCTGCCTCCGGCAATTTCGGCCAGGTGATTCGCAAGAATTATCCGGTCGTGATCGGCAACCGCGTCCACGGCGGCGCGCGCGAAAAGGCCTCCGTCGTGGGACCGCTGTGCACCCCGCTGGACCTGCTGGCCGACCAGATGGAACTGGCCCGGGCCGAGCCGGGCGACCTGGTCGCGGTGCTGCAGTCCGGCGCCTACGGCATGACAGCCAGCCCGGCCGGCTTCCTCAGCCATCCGGCGGCGCTGGAAATCCTGGTGTGA
- a CDS encoding hydrolase 2, exosortase A system-associated produces MHAAASPPQPFFLDTGAAARFCLYHAPLGPCRGAWLFLHPFAEEMNKARRMVALQARALAQRGHAVLQIDLHGCGDSAGDFADATWEGWLDDVARGAAWLHERSGQAVALWGLRLGALLALDHARHGNAPPALLLWQPVLNGSQALTQFLRLKVASQMLTEGGDNGGTAALREVLAAGQPLEIAGYTLAPALAQALDHLDATRLPPPACPVHWFELVADAARPLPPAAARVAEAWCRQGAHVRTQAVAGPQFWATQEIAECPALLDATIAALTGTIHAA; encoded by the coding sequence ATGCACGCCGCCGCATCGCCACCCCAGCCCTTCTTCCTGGATACCGGCGCGGCGGCGCGCTTCTGCCTGTACCACGCGCCGCTTGGCCCCTGCCGCGGCGCCTGGTTGTTCCTGCACCCCTTTGCCGAAGAGATGAACAAGGCGCGCCGCATGGTCGCGTTGCAGGCGCGCGCACTGGCGCAGCGTGGCCATGCCGTGCTGCAGATCGACCTGCATGGCTGCGGCGACAGCGCCGGCGACTTCGCCGACGCCACGTGGGAGGGCTGGCTGGACGACGTGGCACGCGGCGCCGCCTGGCTCCACGAGCGCAGCGGCCAGGCCGTCGCGCTGTGGGGCCTGCGCCTGGGTGCCCTGCTCGCGCTCGACCACGCCCGCCACGGCAACGCGCCCCCTGCACTGCTGCTGTGGCAACCCGTCCTCAACGGCAGCCAGGCGCTGACGCAGTTCCTGCGCCTGAAAGTGGCCAGCCAGATGCTGACGGAAGGCGGCGACAACGGCGGCACCGCTGCGCTGCGCGAGGTGCTGGCGGCCGGCCAGCCGCTGGAAATCGCCGGCTACACGCTGGCGCCCGCGCTGGCACAGGCGCTCGACCACCTCGATGCCACCAGGCTGCCACCACCGGCATGCCCGGTCCACTGGTTCGAGCTGGTGGCCGATGCCGCCCGGCCCTTGCCGCCGGCCGCCGCCCGCGTCGCCGAGGCCTGGTGCCGGCAGGGCGCGCACGTGCGCACGCAGGCCGTCGCAGGACCGCAATTCTGGGCCACGCAGGAAATCGCCGAGTGCCCGGCGCTGCTGGACGCCACCATCGCCGCGCTGACGGGGACGATCCATGCAGCCTGA
- a CDS encoding VanZ family protein, producing the protein MRLLLGAYALLLVYGSLYPFAWGEPPPSLLAFLAMPWPGHLDKGDVVQNLLVYMPFGLMVVVARGPRQPFAVALALAALAGSAISFGVEVVQQYLPARVPSLVDVAMNFTGSVIGAMLGALVRRDTVAGANLLRWRDAWFRPGPLVNTGLIVLGLWFLSQTSPLVPSLDIAQLRHALGNLYRSGTDPGAFSAGKLFVLLCYQAGLGLLLCALLQPGRPFIRLYCALTAAVWLGKLLVAGRVLSVELILASVLAVPLLLAMRGASLRLLAAGAVTLLAAGLTLYELLPSSAPPYAYGFNWVPFEGQMNGLNGFENILEFLWPTMAMACLARLAVPFHRQDACAVVGGMAVVLWVFVLEWLQLSIPGRFGDITQVTLAGLGWIVPWCVPLHSARSWGRTHRV; encoded by the coding sequence ATGCGCCTGCTGCTGGGCGCGTATGCCCTGCTGCTGGTGTACGGCAGCCTGTATCCATTTGCCTGGGGCGAACCGCCGCCATCCCTGCTGGCATTCCTGGCCATGCCATGGCCGGGGCACCTGGACAAGGGCGACGTCGTGCAGAACCTGCTGGTCTACATGCCGTTTGGCCTGATGGTCGTGGTGGCGCGCGGGCCGCGCCAGCCGTTCGCCGTCGCACTGGCGCTGGCTGCGCTGGCCGGCAGCGCGATCAGCTTCGGTGTCGAGGTGGTGCAGCAGTACCTGCCGGCGCGGGTACCGTCGCTGGTGGACGTGGCGATGAACTTCACGGGCAGTGTCATCGGCGCCATGCTGGGCGCGCTGGTGCGGCGCGATACGGTGGCGGGCGCCAATCTGCTGCGCTGGCGCGACGCCTGGTTCCGCCCCGGCCCCCTGGTCAACACCGGATTGATCGTGCTGGGCCTGTGGTTCCTGTCGCAGACCAGCCCACTGGTGCCGTCGCTCGACATCGCGCAGTTGCGCCATGCGCTGGGCAATCTGTACCGCTCCGGCACCGATCCAGGAGCGTTCAGCGCCGGCAAACTGTTCGTGCTGCTGTGTTACCAGGCCGGCCTGGGGCTGCTGCTGTGCGCCCTGCTGCAGCCGGGCCGGCCGTTCATCCGCCTGTATTGTGCGCTGACGGCGGCCGTGTGGCTGGGCAAGTTGCTGGTGGCGGGACGCGTGCTGTCGGTCGAACTGATCCTGGCAAGCGTGCTGGCCGTGCCGCTGTTGCTGGCCATGCGCGGTGCCTCGCTGCGGCTGCTGGCTGCCGGTGCCGTAACGCTGCTGGCGGCTGGCCTGACGCTGTATGAGCTGTTGCCGTCCAGTGCTCCACCGTATGCCTACGGTTTCAACTGGGTGCCGTTCGAGGGGCAGATGAATGGCCTGAACGGCTTCGAGAACATCCTGGAGTTTCTGTGGCCGACGATGGCGATGGCCTGCCTGGCGCGCCTGGCCGTGCCGTTTCACCGGCAGGACGCGTGCGCGGTCGTCGGCGGCATGGCCGTGGTGCTGTGGGTGTTCGTGCTGGAGTGGTTGCAGTTGTCGATTCCCGGGCGTTTTGGCGACATCACGCAGGTGACGTTGGCAGGACTCGGGTGGATCGTGCCGTGGTGCGTGCCTTTGCACTCAGCGAGGAGCTGGGGTCGGACCCACCGGGTCTGA
- a CDS encoding acyl carrier protein, with amino-acid sequence MYLEEVKTIVIDVLALGPAGQSLDEHSALLGSIPELDSMAVVQLIGALEEHFGFSVDDDEISAETFATLGSLTAFVKHKLTA; translated from the coding sequence ATGTATCTGGAAGAAGTCAAAACCATCGTCATCGACGTGCTGGCACTGGGCCCGGCCGGCCAGTCGCTGGACGAGCATTCGGCCCTGCTGGGCAGCATCCCCGAACTCGATTCGATGGCCGTGGTCCAGCTGATCGGCGCGCTGGAGGAGCATTTCGGCTTCAGTGTCGACGACGACGAGATCAGCGCCGAAACCTTTGCCACGCTGGGCAGCCTGACGGCCTTCGTCAAGCACAAACTGACGGCGTAA